Below is a window of Nostoc sp. KVJ3 DNA.
ATAACGGCATACCCTACGCGGATAGGCGCTGGGTATGTTTGCCCCATCAGAGTACTGACAAAAAGAAGTATATCGGCGTAATGACGCTTGCCCAAAAACCAGAGGTGTTTGCTTCAACCCATCAGCAAATACGTTTTTTATGGGACGTATTCTCACGCGAGGTTATTTATGATGTCGAGATAATAACAGAGATTAGCCCAGCCGATCAAAAAATGATTAGGTTGACTCAGCAATTGATTACGAGGCGGTCAATAAATGCCGAGGTTAGTGCTAGCAAAAAGACTATTGATGTAGGAGCGCAAATTAACACAGAGCGTTCTATTGATGCTCAAAAGCAGCTTTATACAGGTGATGTACCGGAAAATGTAGCGGTTACTGTTCTCGTTTACCGCAACTCTCCAGAAGAAATTGACGACGCTTGTCGGTTGATTTCCGGCTACATCAATCAACCTGCTGAGTTGATTAGAGAAATGCAGTATACATGGTCAATATGGCTTGACACTTTGCTGTTGAGACAGCGACCACAACTGACTTTTCCTTTCAACAGACGCGCCACTTTCTTTGCCAGTGAAGTAATTGGTTTAACGCCAGTCGTTCAAACAGCGCATGGCGATAAACAAGGCTTTGAATTAATTGCTGATGAGGGGCAATCCTCGGTTCACATTGACCTATCAAAGCCGAAAAACATGATGGTAATCGGCACTACCGGGAGTGGGAAATCGGTAATAATTGCCTCTATTATTTATCAATGCTTGGCGTTGGGAATGTCAGTACTAATGATTGACTTGCCAAATGATGATGGTTCAGGAACCTTTGGAGACTTCACGCCCTACTTTAATGGGTTTTACTTTGATATTTCTAAGGAATCAAACAATCTTGTACAACCGCTAGACCTATCAAAGATTCCTGAGTCACAGTGGGAGGAAAGGACAAAAGCCCATCGAAATGATATTAATTTAATCGTGCTTCAATTAGTTTTAGGAACGCAAAAGTTTGATGGCTTGCTATCACAAACTATAGAATCTGTAATCCCTTTGGGTACAAAAGCCTTTTATGAAGATGCCGAAATCCAAGAGCGATTTGAATTAGCGCGAAAAGCAGGGATAAACACCCCAGAGTGGGCAAATACCCCGACATTAGCAGATATGGAGAAATTCTTCTCGCTTGCATACATTTATTTAGGCTATCAGGACGACAATGTAGAAAAAGCGTTAAATTACATCCGCTTGCGGTTACAGTACTGGCAAGCTAGTAGTATCGGTAGCGCTATCTGCAAGCCTTCAACCTTCCAGGCAGATAGCCAGTTGATTACCTTTGCACTGACTAATCTGCAATCAGGCAAGGATGCAGAAGTGTTCGGGATGAGTGCATATATCGCCGCGTCCCGGCAGTCGCTATCCTCGCCCAACAGCGTGTTCTTTATGGATGAGGCTAGCGTCTTGCTGGGATTTTCTGCATTATCGCGGCTTGCGGGTCGTAAATGCGCTACGGCTCGAAAGCAAGGCTGTCGAGTGTTTCTGGCGGCGCAGGACGTTATCTCTATCGCCAAATCCTCAGCAGGAGAACAAATATTACAAAATATGCCATTGCGGTTGATTGGGCGTATTGTCCCAGGCGCGGCTAATAGTTTCTCTGAGTTGCTGGGCATCCCTAGAGAAATTATCGATAAAAACGAAAGCTTTGCCCCTAATATTCAGCAGCTATATACGTTGTGGTTGCTCGACTATAACAACAAGTATGTGCGCTGCCGCTATTATCCCTCCTATCCCCTGCTGGCGTTGGTTGCCAATAGCAGAGAAGAACAAGCCACGCGAGATAAGTTTAAGAAAATTCACAGAGACAAGTTCACATGGGTGGCAGAATTTTCTAAATATTATGTCGAGTGCATCAAACAGGGAAAACCATTATGAAGGTTCTATCATCAGTCATTCATACGAAGCTATTGCTGGCAATACTAGCAGGTGTCGTGTCAATAGGAGGCTTTCAAGTATGGCAATACAACCAAGCTCAATACGAAAAGCTTATTAGCGAAGCGAAGAATGGCTGTGGCGTGTACATAGAATTGGGCGAGGATGCCATCAAGCGCTCCCCCAGCCTGAGAGCATTGAAATATCAAAATAAGCGATTGAGTGGATTAGAGCAACCGGGGATTAACTCTGAATCTGCTGACCCAGGTGCTTATGTCATGCTTTTTCGATCCCCTGCTTCCACCCTTCCACCTAATGCTTTACCTTTCGATGATCCTTCTTCACCAGTTTATTAAATAAGGAAGAATCACCTAAAACATTAATGGTTCAAGCTGTTTCCTTTGATTTAGTAAAAAAGCAAGCGAGTGTAAAATCTCTTTGTACCAAAAAACCTTTTGTAGTAGCCCTGGAGGACTTGTATCTTGAATACCAACCGATTGATCGTGATCTCAGGCGCAGCAATTTTGACATCCTTTTCTAGCCTCCCTGCCAACGCTCAAACTAATCAAAACCAATCTTTCTTAACTCAATTTCAACAAATTTATAGCAGCTTGCAGACTTACATTAGTAATTATCAGAAAGAATTTACTAAAAGTTTGGGCAAGTTAGAAGCTGAATTAACCCAGGCAATTGAATCTAGTGTTGGTGATTTGGGTATTCCTGATCCCCTAAAAGCTGGCAAGAATATCGAGAAAGTGATTCAGAAACAAGAAGGCGCGTTGCTGATATTAGACCCTCGCATTCAAGCCGGAAACGCTATTAAGGAATGGAACCAGCAATATACACGCGGTCAGTCAGAATCAGTACTAGGAGTTGAGGGTCAACGAGTGCAATCGCAAGAGGCAGCAATAACTAATGATGCCACTGCTCAATCAAGCGAAAATGCTGCCGCAGCCCAACAGGATGTTATTACCCAAGACATTCTTAAAAAGGTCGCTATTCAAAACTTGCAAAATGTTGTGATTGCCAAGTCTATCCACTCAGAGGCACAAAAGCAATCCCGTTCCTTGGCTGTTGCAAATATTAACCTTGCCGATATTTCAAACAGGCTTGATGAGCAAGCTGCGGCGAAGGATCAGGAATCTAACGCCGCTACTCGCCAGATAATCCAATCTGCTGCCGCTAACGATTCATTCTGGAAGAATCAATAATCGAGTCACAATAACGTTACGATAACTCAAATGATAACGTTCTTAGTTATTCTTTTTGCCCAAACGACAGGGCAAAAAGCTGGAGAAGATACGGGCACTACGAATTCAGGCGAAATAGTCGAAGGGGCTATCTCAGGCGCAGACCTAATCTATAAATCGTTTGAGAATGATTGGCTAGAATTAGCATCTGGAACAAGCCCAATTTATACGGCTGTCGTCGCTGTTTCTACCCTCGCGGCTGTTGTGATGATTGGCTTTGCATCATTTGGCTGGTACAGGAAGTATGCAGAAGAAGGGTTTGGTTATGATTTCATAGCCGAGATGGTTTTGCCATTAGTAGTAATTGTAATGCTTAGTAATAATGGGTTCCTCCTAGCAAACACAACAGTCGCATTAAAAAACGTATCGACCGGACTAAACAGGAGTATTTTAAATATTACGAGAAATGGGGTCAATTTGAGAGATGCTATACGGAATGTAAACGCTGACCAAAGCTTTGTCTTAGCCGCACAGATAGCCTTAGCTAAGTGCGAAAAGCTCAACAACGAAAAGAAGGAAGGTGAAGAATTGAGCGAGAAACAAGCTTGTATCAAACAGGCTGTGGAGAATACACGAAAAGACGCGCAGAAAGCTAGAGAAAAGACTGGCGCGGGTTCTGGAGGAGGAAGTTGGAACCCATTAGACCTTAGTGGCGAACTAATCAATAGCGCAATCCAAGGTTTTGTTTACGTAATTCTCAGTGGACTATCAGCAGCTTTTCAATACATTGTCCAACTGTCATTCTTAATGATTGCATTCGCTGCCCCAATCTTCCTAGTTCTATCTTTGCTGCCTTTTCAAAGCAAGCCTATTTATGCTTGGCTTGCTGGCTGGTTAGGGCTAACACTGGTTCTCATTTCGTACTCCATAACTGTAGGTATTATTGCCAGCGCGATAGTCTCTAAGCCTTCCAGCAATCCTTTGCTATTGCAACTTTTACAAGCCATCTTTTCGCCATTACTCGCGGTAGCCATAGGTACTGGTGGCGGAATGGCTGTATTTTCAGCTTTCACTAGTGGGGTTAAATTCTCGGTGGGGTTAAGGAGATGAAATTATTAGAGAGAAAAGAGTTAAACTTTACCCCAATTTTCTTAATAGTCAATGCGGTTTTATTAACGCTTTTATTATTCATAGAAGTTCTCAATTTTGCTCGGATAGCAACAATTTCTAAGACGAAAGCTTCGACTTTGGTAGAATTGTCTGACGGCGAATCTATCAGAGTTCTTCCTATAGGGAGCCTTGAGCGAACGCCCCAAGCTATTACGCATTTTGTCGGGCAGACAATGACCGGACTTTTAAGTTGGAATGCTCTACCAAAGCCAACCGATGATTATAAGATAGACCCCAGCAAACAATTAAAATTAGACACTGGGATATCGACATCAAAAGCCAAGATTACTACTAGCACATGGGCTTGGGGCTTTGCGTTGTCAGAAGATTTTCGCGCCTCATTTCTTGAGGAGATAGGTAATCTCACGCCGCCCGATGTCTTTAATGGGTCTACGCAATCAATTCTAAAAGTCAGCCTCATCAGTCAGCCGACTCCTATTAAGGATGGGCAATGGAAAGTAGATATGGTTGCAGAGCTTGTTGTTTTCCAAGGCAGCAATTTAGTTGGTAAGCCCATCGCTTTTAACAAAACTGTATTTGTCAGGGCGATAGATACGGCTGCCCTGCCGAGATTTGCGTCCGATGTACAAGAAACCGCCTTTCGTGTTCGTAAAGCGGGGTTGGAAATTTACAAAATCCAAGATTTAGACTTATGAGCAAGAACAGCCAGTCAGCTTTGCCAGAGGCAAGTATTGAGATAGAAGCAAGGGAGCAGGGAGCTATTAGCTGGGGAGAAGGAACAGAAAGGGGGATTCGACCCCAACTGAACGAGAACCACTTAACAGAAGTGGGGGACGTAAGAACATGTTCCGCTCCGCAAACTAGGCAGGTGGAAGGGGTCATTTCCCCCAGCGAAGAGTCCCCAACCAAGAGCCTCTTCGTTGAGATAGAATCGCAAGATTTTGCCGCGATGAACGGCGCTAAAACTTCTCAAGCTAATGATTCAATTCAACCAGAACAGAATCCCGCCCCAGAAGAAATTGTTACTGCTCGAACAGTCTCGCAATCTCCACTCTTAAAAATGGGCGTTGTTGCCCTAATTTGCCTTCTCTTCGTGGCGCTCATTGGGGCAATGCTAGGCAACTCAATGAATGTGCTGAAGTTTTCCAAGGGCATTGTGCAACCACCCAAAGAAAAAGAGCAAACGCCCCTAGCAGAGCCGGAAAATGAGACGGGCAAGGATAAAACAGCGCTTGCTCTGACTAGCCAAAATTACGAGTTAAAGCAGATTCGCGATCGCTTGCCAAGCCCAACGCCAACCCCTAGCCCAACCCCATCCGCAATCGCACCCGTTATCCCTCCGATGCAACCAGTGCAGCGCGGACAACGTTCTTACCCAGTCGCCAGGCAGCCGACAGCGCCCTTCACTTTATCGAGAGCTAGAGTATCGCAGCCCCAGCCCAAAATTGCCCAGCCAGTTAGACAATCTCCTTTGGCGTTCCCGCAATCGATGCCAACAGCTGCAAGCTATGCCGTTCATGTTGATCCCGCACAGCAATGGCTTCTCGCTGCAAACGCTGGCAGTTTCAGGAGTTCAGTCGATGAATCAGAAAGCGAGAAACCCATCAAGACTAATGGAATTGAAGGAGGTACGGGAGGAGCTACACAAGTCGCCCAGAACACTAGCATTAATTACAACGCTCTTCGCGTACTCGTTGGCAGCACCGCAGAGGGCAGACTAGAAACGCCGATCGCCTGGGGCACTGGTGACGCGGGCAACCAGAATTACTTGGTGAAACTAACAAAACCCTTAAAAGCCTCAGATGGTAGCGACGTGCTGCCCGTAGGTGCTTATCTAGTTGTTCAACTAGCACAGTCCAATGGTTCGGGTTTCGCCAAACTACGCGGCGTTTCAGTATTGGTCAATATAAACGGCGATACGCAAGAGAAACCGCTACCACCAAACGCTGTTTTGATTATGGCTAAAAACGGCAGTTTCTTAAAAGCAGAGTCCCGTAAAGGTAGCAACCTGGGTAACAATTTCATTTCTGCGATTGTCGCGGGAGTTGCCAAGGCAGCAGAAATACAAAATCGCCCCACAAGTCAAACCAGTACTAACTCAAACGGATTTTCCACGCTTTCAACCACCAACGACGACAAAAACCTACCTGCTGCTTTTGGTGAAGGCGCTTTTAATAGCATTCTTGAAAATATCAAAAGCTCAAACGTCGCGCGTTCTCAGCAGTTAAGTGGCAAAGAAGAAGTGTTCGTGATCGATGCTGGCAAGTCAGTTCAAATATTCGTTAATCAAACAATATCGCTTTAGTCAATTCGCAATTCGCAATTAACACCCCACGGATGAATACGCTTCCTCTGAATATTGATACTACGTGTTTTATCTTTCCTGTTAAGAGTTAAGAGTTCCCTGTAAAAATGTTAAATAAACTCGCTATTGTTACAACCCTCTTAATAGTTACTGCCTCAAGTGCGGCAGCAATGCCCGTGCGGACGGTTTACGAGAACGATGCAAACTCCAACGCTATCGAATTAAAGGTGTGGAAGGGTTACGGATTAACTATTAATTTGATGTCTACAGGGGAAACTATCAAGCAAGTTTGGATCGGCGATCCCAGTCGCTTCGCCTTTACTTCAAATGGTGCTTTATGCCAGTCATCAGGCAACGATTCTGACTGCACAGGAGGCAAAGCGACTGTAATTTTCCTTCGCCAGATTGACCCGATCAAGTTTCCTGTTACCTCTAGCAGCAATGGAAGCACTCAAATTACATTACTTACCAATGAAAATCTTTATCAATTTAAGATAGTTCCCGCTAGTGGCAACCCAGCTTACACGAGCTTAGTGATTAAATCTGACTCAGCTCGTCCATTGCCAATTAGCCGTCCGCGAACGCCACTTCCCCTAACAGTTGAAAAACCGCAATCAGTGCCGCCAGTAGTCCAGCAGCCTTCGCCGCCACGACCACAAACAATAACAGTACAAAAGTCTCAGCCTGTTGCCTTAATGCGCCCCAATCCTGGGACTACACTAAATGGTGCGATTCAGAGAAACGATGCTAATGCTCTCGCTTTTGGGCTGGCAGAAGCTGGGCGCAAAGGTCAGGTTCGACCCGGATCTACCATCTGGAACAAGGTGCAAGATGCTATCAAGCTATTGCGGCGTGGCAAGACAAGAGATGAGGCAGTTTCGCTTTCTCAGGTCGATAAAACCACTTTTGATCAATTACTTGAATGGGGGCGATTGTGAGTGATTTCTTAAGATATATTCGTGAAGACCTAACCACTTTTTGTATTCGCGTAGGTTTGAAAGTGAAAGAAAAATGTCCCGATTACTCCAATAAAAATGATGAAATCTAAACTCTTTCTACTGACTGCAATAGCTTCTTTCGTTCCGCTTTCCGCCTCAGTCGCACAGACACCGACAATCAATTATTCGTATGGCTTGTACAAAACTGCTGCTCCCGATTGGTCAAAAATTACATGGGAAACGCTCCCGCCGATTCAGCAACCAGGATTTTTAAAGATACCTAAAAACCTGATTTCGATTTTTGGCTACGACCCCTCGCGCTCGTGGACAGCAGGGCAAAAAGTAGACTCTGTTGTGATGTTGGGCGATGCAGATGATGCTTTTAAGATGTCTGCCTTGAGCTTAAAGGCCATTGGGACGGTGGCTTTGCCCACTAGAGCCACAACCACCAAACCCACCCTCAAAGACTTTGGATTAATGCAATGGCAAACGCCCAAAACCTTGGTCAAGGCGATGCCTGAATTAAGCAATTTGAGCCTATCAGAAGTTCCCCCATTAGCCGACTATTTTCCAAGAATGGCGGCGGCGGCACTATTTCTCAGCTATAGTTCAAATCCTCAAGCCGCAAATTGACACTAGATAAGATTGATCTAAGTAAGTATTCTCTTAATTCAATTCCTGGATTGACAAAACTCACTAGGAAAGTTTCAATCATGGCAGCAAGCCTATGTGAATCAAATTCCTAAATAAGTCAAGTCCCTTTGATAAAATGCCTCAGCCTATTAGCTCTGGATAGACGTTGTGGGTATCGCTCGTTGTACTTGGACGGCAGAAAGGCGATGCAAGGCGGTAACAATTACTTTGTTCTGGCAGGTTGTCAGAGGCGATCGCACTTTAACAGTCGCTGTCCTCCGGAAGGAATGCTCATACTAGAAATGGGTGATTTTGCGGTTCTGAAGGTAGTTGTATGGCAAGCGTTGGGCTTCTGGTCATCCCAACAAGTCAAGGGTGGTTATGGAATTCTAGCCGCCGTGAATGGGGGCAAGGAACCCACGGGGCGGTTGTTATGGTAGTGGATTCAAAGTAGCGCTGACTGGAGTTAATGAATCCAAGGGACTGCCGACTTTGGCTTATTCTTTAGGATCTGTGCGCGACCGCCATTTCAGCAGAAAACTTGCACCCCTTACTTCATTGGGCCGTTCCCTGGTTGCCCGTGAGTGAGAATGATTGGTTATCGTGGGGACGGGACGATGACAGGGACTCCTAAGACTATTGTTAAGCCAAATCAATTTATTCCCGCAGGACTTGAATCAGCGCTGTTTTCTCCCGCAGGTTTAGGGGTACTCGTTTGTGGTGCGGTGATTGTAATCGCCAAAATCATCGATAGTAGGGGGGTAGCCAAGCTAGCGACGCGCGCTGGGGCGGGAAAGAGAGAAAACAGCGGCTCGTCAGTTGGCGTGTAAACAAATCCAGCAACGCTTGCATAACCGAGTATCGCTGTATGTGGGAACTCCCAAGAATAAACGAGCGAGGTTATTAATGGTGTCCGTAGAACTTGCATCCCTGAAGATTCAACAACCCTTTATTTTCCAGAGGCACAGCGGGGCATCCTAGTTTGTGGTGGCCCAGGGAGTGGAAAGTCATTTTCAATGATTAATCCGCTGATTCGCTCTGTAATTGATCAGGGCTTACCTCTGGCTTTATATGATTTCAAATACGCCTCCCAGGAATCAGCTGATTCTCCATCTAAAGGGCAAGCTCCAATACTTGCAGGGTATGCGATAGAACGCGGTTATCAGGTTACTGTGCTTGCCCCAGGCTTTGCAGAATCAGCAGTTGCCAACCCTATAGACTTTCTTCGCAGTAATGAAGACTCAGAAATGGCACGGCAGCTTGCGATTACACTCAATCGCAATTTCCAACTCGGTGATAAAGATTCTGGAAATAGCTTCTTTACCAACGCTGGCGATCAGTTAGTCCAAGCCGTCTTTATGCTGGCAAAGGGCACAGAGTATCCAGATATCATGATGTGCCAAGCGATACTAGGGTTGCCAAAGTTAGTTAAGCGCATTGAGCAAGCAGAAAATCTAAACTTCATGGTTAGAGAGGCTTTCGCACAGTTTGTATCTGTTGCAGGGTCGCCAGAAACAGCAGCTAGTATTGTGGGTACAGCTAGCGGATTGTTCAGCCGTTTTATGGTTAGTCGGCATTAGCAGCATTCTGTGGAAAAACTAATATTCCACTGGATTTGAAGGGACGGCAGATGGTGATTTTCGGGATGAACAAAGAAAAGCGTGATGTAATTGCGCCTTTGCTAGTCTCAATTCTACATCTATTAGTGAGCCGGAATGTAGCTAACAAACGTACTTGTCCTTGGTATTAGGGATTGATGAATTACCTACTCTTTATTTACCAGCACTGGTTGATTGGCTCAATCAGAATCGGGAAGATGGATTGGTATCGATACTGGGATTACAAAATCTCTCAATGCTGATTGAATCTATGGTGAAAACACAACTAATGCAATATTTGGTGGTTGTGCGACCAAAGCATTCTTTAATCCCCAAGATGATGTAGCTGCCGAACGATTTAGTAAGTTTTTAGGTGAAGAGAAATTAAATACAAGCAACGTTCTCGCTCATCAGGAGGTAAGGGTGGTGCAAGCATTTCTAATTCTGACCAAAACAGTACTCGCAAGTTATTTGATGTCAATCAATTTAACACTTTACCATCGGGGAAAGCAGTAATTATTAGTCCAGGTTTCCGTTCTCGTGGTCAAATAAGTTTGCCAATATTGCAATCAATTAAAATTCCTCAACATGAAATCCAATCGGAAGCTGACAGTGTGAAAGCTTGGTACGAGTTTCAAAAGTTTTTATCTAAAAAGTCTACTCTCTTAACTCCAGCAGATGAAGAAATGAAAATTCGCCGAGCCTCGGCTTTAAAATTGTTACCTTTGATAGAAACTCAAGAGCAGCTATCAGAATATGCGAGTCTGATTTAAATAAAATTGTCTGGAATAAAATTGAAGTCAAAAATACTTAGGATAAAATCCATGTCACCAAGTAAGTTTTACCCGTTCTCTGATTATGATAGAAAACAAATTGCTAAACTTCCTCCTGATATAGCAGCCCTAGCAGATAAATATCCGAGCGAGATTTTAAACACTGCTGATAGTTGGGATAACTTGCCTTTTGATGCTAACTATTTTCCTGAGTGTATTGAAGTCTATAGTGGCGATGCAGATGATGCCAACATTTTTGTATTAAATGGTGTAATGAAAGATTATATCCCAGCTATGCCGAAAAAAATACATCATCGATAACAGTGATGATTGATGGAGAATTTGCTTACATTGAAGTTGAAGGGAGACAGGTTCTTAATAAACTCGGTGGGATAGTTTTGCCAGAAGTAGCGATTAATCCTGAACTGTTAATTCAGTCAATTCTCAAAGGCGAAAAGAATGATTGATGATGGCGAATCGAAAGAAATTAAGCGAGATTATCTAGAAATTTTAGAATCTCTCCTCAAACTCATCCATGCCAAAGCTAAAGAAAAAGGATTAGATCCCAGCAAGGATGTTCATATCTACTCTAGCTCTAGCAAAGTTTATCAAGGAACATTGGGAGAATCCCCCTCTAAAAACTTATTGACACCAACGATAGTAGAGAACTTAAAAAAAGCTCTGTCTGACCCAAAAATTCTCAAGGTGCAATTTCTATTAAAATTGGTAATGAAAAAGTATTCCATATTAAAAATGGAGAAGTACTGACTGACAAATTAGGTTTAGCTCCGGCATCACAGAAAAATAAAGTTGTAAGTAATGAGCGAATCTACAGTGTAGAAGCTTTAGGAAAACAAGTGCAAGTATTGCAGAAAAAACTAAGCGAACAACAAAAACTTGTAGATAGTATCAAATCAGAACAGCTTTCACCCGAATCTTTATCACAACTAGCTGCTCAAGTTGCCGAAATGGGTAAATCTTTGGAGAAACAACAGCAGTTGATTGAAAACACCCAAAAAGTGTTGTCCCAGGTGAATGAACGTTCTTTACCACAAGTTCAAAATACGGTTCTTCAAAACTGGGTGGGTACGGTTGAGAACAAGGTAAAACAAACTGCCAAGAATGTTTTTGAGTGGGTTAAAGATGCGCTAACACCTGAAGTAACCAAGCTCAGAAAGGAAATTGCTTCGCTCAAATCTCAAGTTAATCAACAGGTTACTAGCCTCAAGGATGAAGTCAAATATCAGACTGACAGTGTAAGAAATGAACTCAATCAACAAGTCAATAATTTAACAGCCGAGTTACGTACACAGGTAGACGGTGTTAAAAACACTGTTGATCAAAGCCTTATGGGTGTCAAGTCAGCTATTGACAATACTCGAACTGAACTACGGGCTGCTGTTGAGGATGTTAAAGGTCAAGCAATTGAACAGAGTGTCAAAGCAATGCTGAATATCTTGGGCAAAGATAACCCTGATGGTTCTAAGAGTTTTAAAAGTACAAATTTTGATTTTGAACGCCTTGGCGATAATGTAATTGTTCGTGCCAAAAACGGCGAGACTGTTCTCACTGATGGAGTTTTATCGCCTAACGTTTCAGAGCAACAGTTACAGGCACTTGATAAGGTTCAATCTGTTGTTGATATGCATCATCAAATTCAGCAGGATTCTCAACAAGAATCACAATTTAGAAATATGCACAGGTAAGCCATGATCAAAGGGGAGCAATGCCCGCATTTCTCACAAGCTGCTTTGCGTATAAGTAATAAGTAATGAGTAATAAGTAATAAGTTAAGAATTTTATTCATTACTTCTTTAAGCAATAAGCAATAAGTAATAAGTAATGAGTAATAAGTTAAGAATTTTACTCCTTACTCATTACTCCTTGCTCACTACTCATTACTCCTCCATTCGAGGTGTGGTGAGAAATCCGGGAATGGTGTTCCATGATCAAAGGGGAGCGTAAAAATGATACTAATCCTAATCATTGGTTTGTTGTTTGCACTGGGTGGAATGATTTTTCTAGCTTGGCTGTTTGTTTTATTTCCACCTTCAATACCAAAGTCAAAGTATCGCTGGCAAGGTTTTAAGCAATCGCCATTACCACCTAAGAGTACAAAATCGTCTGACATTTCATCTCAAAATTTTGTACGACAAAGCCCAGCATCAACGCAAAAGACTCTCTTAGCTAAAAACTTTAACAAGCCTGTACGACAAAGCTCAGTACCAACGCAAAAGACTCTCTTAGCTAAAAATTTTAAAAAGCAATTACTACCAAGCCCAGCGCGAACAGCAAGGGTTAGATTACCTAAAAATCTTAAGAAACACTTGAACAATATTGAG
It encodes the following:
- a CDS encoding AAA family ATPase, which produces MVKSSIRNQKIVPFEDFLDLATLVKLKKGNYQIGAYLLSKKQVSDTNNTLQLVFGYECTGFHPLFNSSERLEAIAKAFENGCKEFSEGEKFTFRWSSFCDEEKVIESYRQRLDSPVSLESKFLDWGQVARIQELTRNHQRKDIKLSIYTTFTVRPGGTEAGDAVDRAIVKLANFLQRKFTPTGATELTLQNLIQVLEKAIIVSLRHQQILSEMGLFPSPKSDKQLWSDLVDRMGAKAVKVPHTLVYDTGELREEINEAAPNPSWYNDQLHATSVLLNNGIPYADRRWVCLPHQSTDKKKYIGVMTLAQKPEVFASTHQQIRFLWDVFSREVIYDVEIITEISPADQKMIRLTQQLITRRSINAEVSASKKTIDVGAQINTERSIDAQKQLYTGDVPENVAVTVLVYRNSPEEIDDACRLISGYINQPAELIREMQYTWSIWLDTLLLRQRPQLTFPFNRRATFFASEVIGLTPVVQTAHGDKQGFELIADEGQSSVHIDLSKPKNMMVIGTTGSGKSVIIASIIYQCLALGMSVLMIDLPNDDGSGTFGDFTPYFNGFYFDISKESNNLVQPLDLSKIPESQWEERTKAHRNDINLIVLQLVLGTQKFDGLLSQTIESVIPLGTKAFYEDAEIQERFELARKAGINTPEWANTPTLADMEKFFSLAYIYLGYQDDNVEKALNYIRLRLQYWQASSIGSAICKPSTFQADSQLITFALTNLQSGKDAEVFGMSAYIAASRQSLSSPNSVFFMDEASVLLGFSALSRLAGRKCATARKQGCRVFLAAQDVISIAKSSAGEQILQNMPLRLIGRIVPGAANSFSELLGIPREIIDKNESFAPNIQQLYTLWLLDYNNKYVRCRYYPSYPLLALVANSREEQATRDKFKKIHRDKFTWVAEFSKYYVECIKQGKPL